One window of the Trifolium pratense cultivar HEN17-A07 linkage group LG2, ARS_RC_1.1, whole genome shotgun sequence genome contains the following:
- the LOC123907947 gene encoding probable carboxylesterase 18, which produces MRINYLTIIVNKFYHFFVQLKNLKTTMFSSPNKPKPSLPWKTRVAIFFLATFSDAARRSNGTVNRRFFNLLDLNSSPNDTPVNGVSTKDVTVNAEHNVWFRLFTPTAGDETKTASLPVIIFFHGGGFTFLSPASVAYDAVCRRFCRKINAVVVSVNYRLAPEHQYPSQYEDAESVLKFLDENKYVLPENADVSKCFLAGDSAGANIAHHVAVQVCKVGLQRIRVIGLVSIQPYFGGEERTEAEIRLEGSPLVSMARTDWLWKVFLPEGSDRDHGAVNVSGPNAEDLSGLDYPDTLVFVAGFDPLNDWQKRYYDWLRKCGKNAELIEYPTMVHAFYIFPNLSESTQLILQVKDFINRVSNNSK; this is translated from the coding sequence ATGAGAATAAATTATCTCACTATCATTGTTAACAAGTTTTATCATTTCTTCGTTCAATTGAAAAATCTCAAAACCACAATGTTTTCTTCACCAAACAAACCAAAACCATCTCTTCCTTGGAAAACTCGCGTTGCTATTTTCTTCCTTGCCACTTTTTCAGACGCTGCACGTCGCTCTAACGGCACCGTTAACCGCCGTTTTTTCAATCTCTTAGACCTCAACTCTTCACCTAATGACACTCCAGTTAACGGAGTTTCCACCAAAGATGTTACCGTTAACGCCGAACATAACGTTTGGTTCCGTCTTTTCACTCCCACTGCCGGAGATGAAACCAAAACCGCCTCTCTTCCGGTCATCATTTTCTTCCACGGCGGTGGATTTACCTTTCTATCTCCAGCTTCAGTGGCTTACGACGCTGTTTGCCGTAGATTTTGCCGGAAAATTAATGCCGTTGTTGTCTCTGTTAACTACCGTCTTGCGCCGGAGCATCAGTATCCATCACAATATGAAGACGCAGAATCGGTGTTGAAATTCCTCGACGAGAATAAATATGTTTTGCCGGAAAATGCTGACGTGTCAAAATGTTTTTTGGCCGGAGATAGTGCCGGAGCAAATATAGCACATCATGTTGCGGTTCAGGTTTGCAAAGTGGGGCTCCAGAGAATCCGGGTTATCGGGTTGGTTTCCATCCAACCGTATTTCGGAGGGGAGGAGCGGACTGAGGCGGAGATTCGTCTTGAAGGGTCGCCGTTGGTGTCGATGGCGAGGACAGATTGGTTGTGGAAGGTGTTTTTGCCTGAAGGATCGGATCGGGATCATGGCGCGGTTAATGTTAGTGGGCCGAATGCCGAGGATTTGTCGGGTTTGGATTATCCAGATACGCTTGTTTTCGTGGCCGGGTTTGATCCGTTAAATGATTGGCAAAAAAGGTATTATGATTGGTTGAGAAAATGTGGTAAAAATGCTGAGTTGATTGAATATCCAACTATGGTTCATGCTTTTTATATTTTCCCTAATTTGTCTGAGAGTACTCAGTTGATTTTGCAAGTCAAGGATTTCATCAACAGAGTCTCCAACAATTCTAAATGA
- the LOC123904878 gene encoding uncharacterized protein LOC123904878, whose protein sequence is MADMFSLGWGMNGSATAQSSDRWQWRLEPDTGYIVRGAYKLLTTMDEVEHLIWHPQVPLKVSVFAWRLLRDRLPTKSNLVTRGILSSAAHFCVSGCREVETAQHLFISYDTFGSLWDLVCTWIDISPSGSTSIQDHFVQFTSSAGGTRARQSFLQLIWLACV, encoded by the exons ATGGCTGACATGTTTTCTCTAGGGTGGGGGATGAATGGGTCAGCTACG GCACAATCttcagataggtggcagtggcgaTTAGAGCCCGATACAGGCTACATTGTACGGGGTGCATATAAGTTATTGACTACTATGGATGAGGTGGAGCATCTCATTTGGCACCCTCAGGTTCCCTTGAAGGTCTCCGTCTTTGCTTGGCGTCtattgcgtgacaggttgcccacAAAGTCAAATCTGGTCACTCGAGGCATCTTATCTTCTGCAGCTCACTTTTGCGTATCTGGATGTAGGGAGGTTGAGACGGCTCAACACTTATTTATTTCCTACGACACgtttggttctctttgggatCTAGTTTGCACTTGGATTGACATTTCACCGTCAGGTTCTACTTCTATTCAGGATCATTTTGTACAGTTTACTTCCTCAGCTGGTGGAACTAGAGCACGTCAGTCTTTTTtgcagctcatttggcttgcttgtGTTTGA